Within Vicia villosa cultivar HV-30 ecotype Madison, WI linkage group LG1, Vvil1.0, whole genome shotgun sequence, the genomic segment aatttatataattgaaaggagagagaataataaatatttaaggatataataggaaaaatagcattaactATTCATTGGAACTGTAtaacgacttatatttaaataaatttttttccaaaacgacttataataaaaaacggagggagtatatttttTGGCTTTGAGATAAAGGTACTTTAGTAGTTTGATATTTTAAATGGATACAAAGAAATTTATTGAGAGTAAATTTTTTTCATCTAGTGAGAATATGCAGGGGAAAATTGAATATGGATGCTATAAAAAGAAAGatacatttaataaaaaattgaaaagatagAAGACATATTGACTCAATACTAAAAGTTCTTGTGTGTATGGTCTAGTGGTGAAGACTTAGGTCTTGAGAATGTGCTCCTCTCAATGTCTCAAGTTCAAATCCTGCTAGGCTCAAATTGCTTATAAAAAACTAAGAGTTCTTGATAACGAATGTTAGTATTGTGTAAATTAATCACTAGTTTCAGCAGTGTAAAATGAGGTTTTTCTAACGATCTGGAGTCCTCCCTTAAGGAGGATAAGAAGCGACATCTGGAAACTTCTAAAGTTTTTGTTAAGGCATGCCGTCAGGCGGAAGAAGCCCGAAAAAATTTAAAAGAGAGATTTTGGGACTCCTTTTAGGGAACTGTGTTGGTTGTGCACATGGTCCTTGCTCGGGCAGTGAACCATGCTAGGTGATTATGCCCTACTATTCTTACTCATGTCGAAGGAGTCAACCCTTTTAAGGAAATTCTGAGGGTGATCAAGTAACATTGACTTAGGGCATAAAAGCTTGATCATttatatttctctttttttttcctaTAATATTTTCCAGGATGTTATGCAATGGATTTGATAatgatatttatataaatatattttacctTAATAATTTagagttttatttaattttgtatacTGTGTATATATTTGGCTCCTCTTCATTGTCACCTTACACTTTTGATTATTTATACGAGTTATTATTGTGTTAGTACTTGCTCTTCATTCCAGCAAATTAAAATTAGTTTGCCTCGTGGGTGATTTAGATATTGTGTGCCTTGTGTGTGACTTAAAATTTGTTTGTCTCGTGGGCGTTGTTGGTTTCTGCCGATAGATTGTAAGCCAGTGCCACGATAACTACAAGGAACCACTAAGTTAGAGTGTGAGAACCCTCATAGCTTCCTTTCAAGAGAAGTGTCTCGTTGCATTGGGGTGTGAGAATCCTCACGACTTTGCTTTACTTTGAATTTTGTAGTCTCAATCTAGTTTCATTGTTACTAGTTTCGATTGAGATGAGTTATTATGATTTCTCCATATTACTAGGATCTATCCTCAACCAAAGGTAAGGTTCCTGTCCCTGCCCTAATGGCTGGCCTGGTTTGGGGTGGACGTCTTCGGGCTCCACCGTCTATGCTATTGGAGTGGATAGTTCCTAAGAATGGGGTGCATCAACTATGGTGAGAAAAATGCTTTTTAGACGCTAAGTTTGTTTGGAAATAATGGCTTATGCCATCCAGCACGGAAGTCAAAAGACTCTTCGGGGCTGCATTGTTTAACAATTagcatattaattatttaaatgtcaCTAAAACTTTATAAAGTACTTTAATTCATAGAAGGAATTGTAAGGATACAAGCTTTCCCTCTATATCATATGCTCTCAAGCCGACAATAGCATCGACGAATATGGTATTCTCTTTGCTAACCTGAGTGGATGATGGTCTACCTAAGATCCATACACGCATTCTTGATTGATGAGCACCACAGGACAGTCGATACCTTTATGGAACTATCTGTGGGAAGAGCTCGGTGTATACCTTTTGAATAATGAGGCAACACTATCTTCCATTATCTTTACCTTGGGGTATATTCTCACCAGGATCCTAAGAGGTGTAACTGGCAGTGTCTATAGAGGATGTGAGATTCTATCTCATGGCATCTAATTGGATTCCAATCATGCCGAGGGCTTTTCCGAATAGAGGTGAGATTTTTTGCTATAACCTTCCCCTGTGCTGACGCGCCAGGCCTAGTTTCTTCCTCCTCTCGACTAACTCCTTACCGAATGGAAAATTCAAGCATGAGGTTAGATGAGAATGTTGAGTTGATGCTTTTTCAATAACATTCCATCTTAACGTTATTGGGAACCCGACATGTCTTTCCCCACGTATTATTCCCTATGGAGGCTCTTCGATGAGAATTTATGATTTATGAGCTCCACAAAAAGTAAGCCACAGAGTTACTAACTATCACAAGATCTTTGTTATCTTGGACATACGATTTTGGTCAGTGGAGACTTGGTAGTTCAACTACATTGGGTTAAATATTATTGCTCAGAGTTTGTTTCCTAAAAGGTATCTCGTAAGAGTTTTCATTGACAGCGGGATTTTCTGCGATCATTGGTAGATCCATGTTTGTTATCTTCGGGACTTCCTCATTCTTCAAATGTTCCAGTGCTTGAAAGCCTTAGTGCATTTGCATCTCCAATTTTGGTGTAGTATCAAAGTCATAGAAGGATGAGTTGCTTTAATCATAAATCGCCATCGAGTATACGAGCGTTACGGATCTAGGTTGTGATAATGAGATATGATAGACTAAATTTAATGTATATATCATTTTGCACCATAGAGGCGGATAACACGATTCACGATGGTATCTGCTTTGATCGTTGATAATCCTTCTTTCAGAGTTCAATTTACTTCATTGCAATCTAGCAATTTTGGTTGATATGACCTTTGTTCATCGCTTGGAGGTCTTTCGCCTTCTAAAGAAGGTGATAAGGCCCTTTGGTATGTAATTGGAGGTGATTGTGATACAGATCTTAGTTTAGATATAGGATTACCCACTTCTAGATTTTCCACAGGAATCAGAAGTCCAAAAATGCAAGGATTTAAAGTTGAAATGATGCTTGATTGTATCGAACATGATGGATCTTCGTGTTTCGCTTTGAATGATCTTAATTTTCCAACCTAATAAGGTTTTAAATGGGAGGATTGAAGAGCGAATGTGACATCAGAAAATAGTTGAAGTAGGTGGTGAGGAATCCTGAATTGGTGGTGTTGATCTCTGATATGATGATGCGAGATAAAATTGTTGAAGTAGGTGGTGAGGAATCCTGAATTGGTGGTGTTGATCTCTGATATGATGATGCGAGATAAAATTGTAAGGTTAACACTTCGACACCAAAATTAGTTCAAGATTTAAGATGATTGAAGCGAAAAGTGGATATAAGATGAAAGTACCTTGTATTTTACGTAAAGTGACTTTTATACATTGGATCGTGTAGAGTAGATTTGAGTTGATTTATACCTTAGTTATTTGGACCTTTGGTCATTTATACCTTAGTTATTTGATCGTCAGGAGTAGATTTGAGTTGATTTATACCTTTGTTATTAGACGCCATGAATCTAATGTTTGATAACACAAGATATGATAAGTTAATCCAAACACTTATCATATCATGCCTCTCTAGTGTAAATTATTATCCTAAATTTGAGTTGGGTTAAAAACTAACATgatataataagaaaataaattacttattttctctaaaataaattttaaaatattaaaaaagaaaaatcaaatatgaTATAGAAATGAGTGAGTGATATAAATGTATGATCTCTGACATGATATTTAAACCGCCCTTTAATGTTTTTGAGGTGGAAGTATTAAATCATTTGAGAATCGCTTCGTCCTAACTGCACCTAGTATCTTGGGCTTTTGTAAAGGCGTTCCAATACTTGTATGAGCATTGGGGAGGAGTGTTGACTTTGACATAATTCTTCAATCTCTTTAACGTGACATGTACTTCTAATTACGATGATTAGGGACAAGAGTAGCTCTCGCTCAATCAtcttaaaaattgaagaaaaaaatgtaaGGATAATTACTTCTTGGTCACTCCCTGAAATTAAGAAGTTCATTTTATGTTTTGCATTCTTCCTAAAGACATCCCCAACCTTTCGGTGGCAAGACACGTTATGGTGTATGTCAAGTATCTTGCCAAGAGAAACTCCTAAAAGGTTGCAATGGCTTTAAGGCACTCAATGAGCCTTTTCTTCGGTATAAACAGAAACTTAGTCCCTATACAGACCGACCATGCTGGATTAACGCTGAACTTGATGATCTCAAAGTTTTCATCTAGGGTCGATCTTAAGGTTCTAACTATGGATTTTTTCAGTGGGTGGAGTTCATCGTTTCGTAGTGTTTTGTATTCTCGCACGTCCAGGTCGATCGTACCAATGACTTGATAGACCCTCTTCCTTCTTCTATCAAAAGCAACTATGCTCGCGTGAGGGTTCTTTAGTATGACTTCATGTATGAGGAAAGCTCCATACATATTGTATGAAATGACAAATGGCTTGTCTGAATTGTtgtaatatttcatcttcaaatGGACCAGAGAGGCCATTGAATCTAATGTCGGGTGGAACGATCTCCCAAGGATTTTGTTGTAGATATCTTCAAAAGAAACTGGTAGCTCGATAGTTCCACATGGAAGAGTGGATAAAATATTGAACACTAACAGACTTTCGTCTTCACTAAGGTTCAAATATTGATCGTATAACCCTAAGATTCCAATGTACATCAAATTGTAGGAACTCCTGCCATCAATGAGGATTCTCGATATTTAATAGTTTGTTATTGTGCCAATTACGACTAGTGGAAGTGTCACATTAGGAGTCTTATCCACTTTCTCTCAATATCGAAGCCCTAAAATAAGTTTGTCATCTTCTTGCCTCTCGTTCACCACTAGTGAGTTAGGGGAGATTTGTGGTGGAAGTTCTTACTTAATAGATGATTTCACCGTCAATTGAATCAACATGGAGGAAAGGAAAAGATCTCAAGCTAAGAAACATGAGGTGTGTTTGACAATTGGATCGGTCGCCATTGTCTTCTTCAAGTAAGCTCATTGTAGCATTTCATAATTTTTGTATCAGATTTATATGATTGTGGAGTTCGTAGAAATTAGAAGTCGATTATCATAAACTGTGTCAATGTTTTGTTAAAGAACCATAAATGTATGGTGAAGTGATGTAATAAAAAGCCTTGATGCGGTGCAATTTTCTAGTATGGAGGATAGGGGGTGGACCTCCATGGTTAGCACTATAACGCCAAAGTTAATGAGTGAATAACAAAAGAGTAAAGTAAGTTATGGTTAGAATTACAGGTGACAAAATGGGCCCAACCGACGGGCATGTTTGTTGTTCCTACACTTTTTTTCGAGGCGAGCCAAGGCTTTAGGCCCTCACCCTTAAATGAGTTTGCCCCGCCTTGCCTCGTTTTGTTGCGGGAACAAGCATTTAtctaaactttttatttttgtgCTTAAAAAATTCACTGCCTGCAGGTCTGTCCGCCTCGTCCTCACTTTCCTATAGAAAGGGTCAATGTTTTATTGCATCATACCCTCAACTATGTCCCCTGCTCCGTctcttttttttagggtttttcggAGCGGACATGCTCGTTTTCCACCCCTAATTAGAACATACCTTAGATATCGCGTAAAATATCTTATATATGAGGGACGGTTAAACATGCCTCGTGCTTCTAGACGTGGAACATAAGAAACCGATAAAAATATTCACTGGTGGATTAATCATATGTGGCGTAGATTGAGTAAGAATCTCAAGATCGGAATGCACTATACATTTATCACCTTATGACTCTGTCCTGATGACTCGGCCTCTTTGTCATTTGCCAGAGTAGAACAACTACTTCCATTTCTCCATTTGAAGCCACCATCTTTCATATCTCTTAAACTTGTATAAGCAAACAATTGGAGCATTCGAAAATCAACAATGCATaagataataaattttattcaaattgatcaatatttcatatttattatagGTGATTGTaactatttaaattattgttGCATTCTTAAATTTAGGGTATTGCTAATTAGTACTTCAAGCTATTATTtaagcatattaaataaagaaaatattttttataaaagtcaatatttcaattttaatgcATTTTTAATACATCAAAGACACTAGTTAATATTTCCCTCACATTTAATATAATTTGTATAAACCAACCTATTTTCTTGGATTTTTGCTTAAAAACCATGTTTTCTGATTTTAGTTTGGTGTCTTTTATCCAATTTCACATTTTTATGGAATTTATGTGATCAGTTCTCTTATCGTGTGTGTGAATAGGTGATACTAATGGGCCTCTGTTGGGCCATTTCATATTTTACTAATTTTAGTAAAAACTGTTTCCGATGCTAAATGTAAGGAGGAAGCAGTTGAAATTTTTATGTTTGCAGCACTCACCATTTGAATCATGGTTAGAACAAGTTATTCCATGCTTTCATTATCTCAATTTAGTTTTCAGTCACAGTTGCCAAAATAAGCAATTACTTGGGATTGGATTGGATCCAAAGAGATCACACTCTCCAACATTTTGGTTGGTAATTCCCCTCACTGttttttctattctatttctctCATGAATCAAGATTTTGTTTGTATTTGTAATGTTAGTGTCTTAGATCGCAGAATGTGATAGCAATTTAGAAGACTGGTGCAGTTTTGTGTTAGTGTGGAAACATGTCATTGAAAAGTATAGTCAGCGAACTGAAGGGGATTAAAAATAGATTATCAAAGCTCTGCCGTGGTTCGAAATCAGACGTTGTTGCTATAACTCCAACTGAACCTATTCAGCAGGGACAATGGGCGAGTCTTCCACCCGAATTGCTTTCGGACATCATACGTAGGCTCGAAGAGAGTGAGACATCTTGGCCTGAGCGTACTGCTCTTATCTTTTGTGCTTCGGTATGTAAATCATGGAGGTCCGTTACGAAAGAGATCATCAAGGGTCCTCAGCAACATGGACAGATCACATTTCCtatttcattgaaactggtaAGAAATTCTTCTCAAACTTTCTTTTCTAATCCAAATTATTCCTTTCACCCTGGTTGTTTATGCtatctttctttttgtgaatagcCCGGTCCCAGCGTGTATGCGATGCGCTGCTTTATTAAGAGGAACAAAAAAACTTCTACATTTCTGTTGTACTTAGACTCAGTGCCAGGTAAGTTTTTCATTGCAGATTGTGGTTGATTGtcacattttatattttatgatCATTGTATTTGATTTGGTTGTAATTGTATAGCTGAGAATGAGAGTAGTAAGTTGTTATTAGCCGCGAAAAGGATAAGAAGGACCAAATTTGTGATATCCTTGGCAGCAGATGATTTTTCTCGAGCCAGGGACAAATATGTTGGTAAACTGAGGCAAGTTTCGGCCGATACAAACATGAATTACCATCCTGTCTCTTATAGTCTTCGCAACTTGATTGACTTTTATACATATGACAGGTCTAATTTTTGGGGCACGAAGTTCACTATATACGACGGCCATCCTTCAATATTCGATGAAACTTCTTCACCTTCACGAGAACCGAAGGGAAAACGTCCGATGAAAGATACATTCTCTGTAAGTCTGTCAGAGCCGTTGGAACGGAAATATAATGCTCCGGGATGGGATGAGCAGCGTCTGTTACGTTTTCTAGACGACAAGGACTGTGCTGTTGTGTCATCTATAAGAAACTATGAACTTTTAGCTGTTCTTAATGGGTCTCGTAATGTTTCTCCTTTAGAGCAAGAGAATGTGATCTTGCATTTTGGGAAGACTCCTACAAAAGATATATATATCATGGATTACTATTATCCACTCTCTGCCTTTCAAGCATTTGCCATCTGCTTGACGGCAATGTGATCATCATCTTCTGATTTGTTGCAAATAAAAATGAGGACAGTTAATCGAACACCAAGAACTGAGAAACCCAGGTAAAGGATATTGATTAGTGTATGAACGACTGAGATTAACACAGGATGAAGAACATGAGGGAGACTGCCGGGGACAAGATCCATTTCCACTGCATATTTACATCTAGTACTTCTTTTCTAATTCTTTACAAACTTCCTATATGGGACTTTTTTGTTATTAGAATTTATTAGTTTGAAAGCTTAAAGTGAAGGTGTAGCAACATTACTATTTTTACCCTATTATTGTTAACTGTTTGgctttgtttattttatattttataatattgtgATAAGCAGCTTATGCTCAAAAGACTGCATACATATTTGAAAATTTGGGTCGGAGCTATACCCGAGTTCAAGAGAGTCCGCCCCGAGCTCCAAACATCCTATGGGGCAACATTGATTTTAATCAACGTAAATGGGCTAAAGCGAACACGTAGGCTTTAGGGTGGTACATCCAATTAACAGCGGATATGATATCGATTAATAGTTGATGTGTTTCGGTTAGACAAAGAAACATGTACCATAATGAGTAATAAGTTATTCATAACGATTTCATGCTAAGAAGACCCTATATAAACTAATAATCATAACCATAAAAGACAAAACTATCCTATGACTCAGATACAAATATGTATGGTTATTATTATGGTTATTACTGACTCCATGCTGCTGGAGTTATCACTTAGTGTTTCCAGTACATTTGACATCTATCGTAGGgcctaataaaattaatttgaacCTCAAGTTCAATCCATGTGAAGCTATCACCTATCAGCAACTGTGAGGATGACGTATGATCGGTGGTGGTAAGAATGGTGAATAAGAGTGGGAATAGGTCAGACCGACTAACAGGGGTCTACGGTCTAGCCTACACAGGCTCAGGTCAGGTCagactttttttaaaatagaaaaggcctaggcttttttaaaagcctatttagctaaaaaggctaggccacgaGCTATACAAAAAACCTCTTAAGTCTAGTAGGCTGAcctatttaaatatatatgaataatttaattataattacaaTATTGTAttcatactttgaattaaaatacaaaaatcaagTTTAGTCATtttgatgaattgatgaaaattaacTGCAAAAattttatgaacaatgtcataagttgttttcttAAGTTCTCTCACACAAATAGTAtcaaaaaatttatgttaataggTAAACTTGCATAAGTCAACGCAACTATAgaccttttaatttgttagtctatttaaacattagttaaCCTTCTTATTTACAAATGctcaaataaaataggcttttatgtaggctcttAGGGCAAACATGTCTTCGAAAAGGTCAGacttaggcctaaaaataagtCTTTGATAGACcataggtcaggcttaggctttgaaATTTTTGACAGGTCAGGCTCGAGCTTAGCAAAGACAAGTTCAGctcagcctattcccacccctaatggTGAAGAGGATTCCGACGAAAGACACTAAGAAAAATGTAAATAGAAGTGTATATTTCATACATTTAAATTTGACAATTTTTTGTACACCCGTATGGGGTGAAAACCTCCCatgaaaaccccaaaatatctTTTGGAGATGGATCTCCGAAaacatccaaaaaaatttaaaattttggttatttcgaatatgcatatctgaataCATCCAAAAAATTGTCAGAGAttttttcggatatgtatatcaaaaaaatcccaaaaaattaaaaaaaattgggatATTGGTTAATTCGATAtacatatctgaattaaccataatctaaaattttaactttattttctcttttgaaaaatacaatagtttatatttaattttacaaAGATGGTATGTATTATATATAAAATCTAGAAGAaccaaataatttattttgtcaataatgtttttaaattaattataaattttaattttgtaataatttttataattaattttatataaaaataatgtgttgatttaaatatttattaagctaatattattattatatcttaattataatgatatatatttaataatatattttgattataATTGTATTAATTGTATCGAttcatcttgattttaattttatcttgattataatgatattaattgtattgatttaccttgattttaattttttaataaatattgagatttttcgaatatgcatatccgaaaaatctCAAGACCAAAAATTGGGTTATTTCGGATGTGTATCTCCGAAGACATCTCTttcaaaaaaaagtgttttcggatgTGCATATCTGAAGAcacgttttttctaaaataaaatgttttcggatgtgcacatccgaaacccccattttttatagaaaaaagtgtcggatatgcacatccgaaatatAGGAATTTTCAGCGTGGATCTCTAAGAAGGCATATGAGTGTATAAAGAAATCTTCTtaaattttactatattttcaattgtgttttttttttggggGGGGAAATTGAATCGAAACGAGGAAAAAGAGTGAGCAACAAGTTTGTTA encodes:
- the LOC131640153 gene encoding tubby-like F-box protein 2, whose translation is MSLKSIVSELKGIKNRLSKLCRGSKSDVVAITPTEPIQQGQWASLPPELLSDIIRRLEESETSWPERTALIFCASVCKSWRSVTKEIIKGPQQHGQITFPISLKLPGPSVYAMRCFIKRNKKTSTFLLYLDSVPAENESSKLLLAAKRIRRTKFVISLAADDFSRARDKYVGKLRSNFWGTKFTIYDGHPSIFDETSSPSREPKGKRPMKDTFSVSLSEPLERKYNAPGWDEQRLLRFLDDKDCAVVSSIRNYELLAVLNGSRNVSPLEQENVILHFGKTPTKDIYIMDYYYPLSAFQAFAICLTAM